Proteins encoded together in one Desulfatirhabdium butyrativorans DSM 18734 window:
- a CDS encoding sugar phosphate nucleotidyltransferase — translation MAYENMAAIVLAGGKGKRMQSSMPKVLHPILAKPMIYWLLETVSKIFLERIIVVVGYQKDLVEKEISKVAKVSFAFQPEQLGTAHAVDCAIKELDKKDWNSEHVLILYGDTPMLQENTMAQLIEYHLECDADISILVAKMDNPYGYGRILYDLKGNIEQIIEEADCTEYQKNVDIVNTGIYIIKRKCLANLLLEVTRDNVQREYYLTDIIHIGKRNGLVVRAFQADNSQQVMGINSKEELEKIENMIKGAAHNSLDMGCDHRL, via the coding sequence ATGGCTTATGAAAATATGGCGGCAATTGTTTTGGCTGGGGGAAAAGGCAAGCGAATGCAATCATCGATGCCGAAGGTGTTGCACCCGATTTTAGCCAAGCCAATGATTTATTGGTTACTTGAAACGGTAAGTAAAATATTTTTAGAACGCATTATTGTTGTCGTCGGATATCAAAAGGATTTGGTTGAAAAGGAGATTTCAAAAGTCGCTAAGGTCTCGTTTGCTTTTCAGCCTGAGCAGCTTGGAACCGCCCATGCAGTTGATTGCGCGATTAAAGAGCTTGATAAGAAAGACTGGAATTCCGAACACGTGCTGATCCTGTACGGGGATACGCCAATGCTGCAGGAAAACACAATGGCACAACTCATTGAATATCATCTGGAATGTGACGCAGATATAAGTATACTTGTTGCAAAAATGGACAATCCATATGGGTATGGAAGGATTCTATACGATTTAAAGGGAAACATAGAACAGATTATAGAGGAAGCTGATTGTACGGAATATCAAAAAAATGTTGATATTGTTAATACCGGTATTTATATCATTAAAAGAAAATGCTTAGCAAATCTTCTTCTCGAGGTGACTCGGGATAATGTACAGCGTGAGTATTATCTTACCGATATTATTCATATCGGTAAGAGGAATGGCCTTGTCGTGAGAGCTTTTCAAGCCGATAATTCGCAACAGGTAATGGGAATAAATTCTAAAGAGGAACTGGAGAAAATTGAAAACATGATTAAAGGTGCTGCTCATAATTCGCTTGACATGGGATGTGACCACCGATTATAA
- a CDS encoding cell division protein ZapA, whose translation MNQPVVHSEESVFTVELFGQTFRFKYAAGDVNPNEVVEILYRETKRIENEQRGSASYSNKMALLVMAALNVCLENVELKKSKEELIRDFLDQSQKIIQILDANIG comes from the coding sequence TTGAACCAACCCGTGGTTCATTCAGAAGAATCTGTGTTTACGGTTGAGTTGTTTGGTCAGACATTCCGTTTTAAATATGCTGCTGGAGATGTCAATCCAAACGAAGTTGTAGAAATCCTGTATCGCGAAACGAAGCGAATCGAAAATGAACAGAGAGGTTCTGCATCCTATTCAAATAAAATGGCTTTACTTGTAATGGCCGCTTTGAATGTGTGCTTAGAAAATGTAGAGCTGAAGAAGTCCAAGGAAGAGCTCATACGGGATTTTCTCGATCAATCTCAAAAAATAATTCAGATTCTTGATGCAAATATCGGATGA